A genomic window from Tolypothrix sp. PCC 7910 includes:
- a CDS encoding carbohydrate-binding protein, with protein MFTVSNDANILRNRNELKSLFKNKSRLSEDHFKDLINSMLNKHDDQFHGLWQEGRTYRKGDVVYYQGALWEMQAETEICAHEDEAPGKGNQWKSLVKELENKVNQLQHDLTQLSKAFAEYQEQMKIRLHHFLRYITLLTLGLAITFIWLFIGATHHIIIGTN; from the coding sequence ATGTTTACCGTCTCCAATGATGCCAATATCTTAAGAAACCGCAACGAACTTAAAAGTTTATTCAAAAACAAAAGTCGCCTCTCCGAAGACCATTTTAAAGACCTGATCAACTCCATGCTCAACAAACATGATGATCAATTTCATGGATTGTGGCAGGAGGGCAGAACCTATCGTAAAGGCGATGTCGTCTATTACCAAGGCGCACTTTGGGAAATGCAAGCAGAAACAGAAATTTGCGCCCATGAAGATGAAGCACCAGGCAAAGGTAACCAATGGAAATCACTAGTCAAAGAATTAGAAAATAAAGTCAATCAGCTGCAACATGATTTAACACAACTGAGTAAAGCCTTTGCAGAATATCAAGAGCAAATGAAAATCCGGTTACATCATTTTCTCAGATATATTACACTGCTCACATTAGGATTAGCAATTACCTTTATTTGGTTGTTTATAGGCGCTACTCATCACATTATTATAGGCACGAATTAA
- a CDS encoding GPW/gp25 family protein produces MDENDNAFLGTGWGFPPQFNKMSRSVRLVSAEEDINESLKILLTTSLGERVMQPTYGCNLENLLFEPLSPTVASSIKELVRIAIVYHEPRIRLERLDLNLDDQLQGVINITVDYIIITTNSRFNFVYPFYLQEGVGSLAII; encoded by the coding sequence ATGGATGAAAACGATAATGCTTTTCTGGGGACAGGTTGGGGGTTTCCGCCACAATTTAATAAAATGTCTCGCAGTGTCAGGCTGGTTAGCGCTGAGGAAGATATTAACGAAAGTCTCAAAATTCTCCTGACAACTAGCTTGGGTGAACGAGTGATGCAACCCACCTATGGCTGTAACTTAGAAAATTTGCTGTTTGAGCCTCTGAGTCCAACTGTAGCTAGCAGTATTAAAGAACTTGTAAGGATTGCCATTGTTTATCATGAGCCTCGTATCCGCTTAGAACGTTTGGATCTCAACCTTGATGATCAGTTACAAGGAGTCATCAATATCACAGTAGATTACATAATTATTACTACTAATTCTCGTTTCAATTTCGTTTATCCTTTCTATTTACAAGAAGGCGTTGGTTCGTTAGCAATTATTTAA
- a CDS encoding PAAR domain-containing protein — MGKPAARINDMHVCPMQTPGLPPIPHVGGPVIGPGQPNVLIGGLPAAVMGDSCVCTGPPDAIVMGSATVFIGGKPAARLGDTTAHGGSIVLGDFTVLIGG, encoded by the coding sequence ATGGGAAAACCAGCGGCGCGAATTAATGATATGCACGTTTGTCCAATGCAGACTCCAGGATTACCCCCGATTCCTCATGTTGGTGGCCCTGTCATTGGCCCTGGACAACCGAATGTCTTAATCGGCGGATTACCTGCTGCTGTTATGGGTGATAGCTGTGTCTGCACTGGGCCACCAGACGCTATTGTTATGGGTTCAGCAACTGTGTTTATTGGGGGAAAACCTGCGGCGCGCTTGGGTGATACAACAGCACATGGCGGCTCGATTGTTTTGGGAGATTTCACTGTATTAATTGGAGGCTGA
- the vgrG gene encoding type VI secretion system tip protein VgrG: protein MSDLIIPNNALYNVASYQLLANGKDITNTYAVLSITINLVVNRVPTARLVLRDGDVGEENFPSSEGPYLVPGNELEISLGYDGNNRQVFKGLIVKQALKVGANGSSILILDCKAAATRLTVGRHSRYFQEMKDSDAIAQILSNYGGLPTKEITDSKIKHPEIVQYYATDWDFILSRAEMNGQIVVVDNDKFKVKPPNTSGSPIITLTYGVNILEFETEMDARSQYPEVKAQAWSYGDQALIQAQGMEPTVNKQGNLSGKQLGNAIALKAFQLSHSGHLQTQELQAWADAQLLKSRLAKIQGRVKTRGYPDAQVDALMELKGVGQRFNGLAYISGIRHEVIEGAWFTHIQLGMSSQWFYQEADIVDKPASGMLPGVNGLQIGVVMRLQDDPNGEDRILVRVPTIDSQSNGIWTRIATLDAGNNRGSFFRPEIGDEVVLGFLNDDPRDAIVLGMLNSNTKPAPLKASDNNHQKGFFTRSQIKVTFDDEKKFITLETPGGNKITISDEDKGIALKDQNGNTLTMNDSGIVMKSPKDITIEATGKLTLKATQDTSIEGLNVNVKANSQFKAQGNAGAEVSTSAIAVLKGSLVQIN, encoded by the coding sequence ATGAGCGATCTGATTATCCCTAATAATGCGCTTTATAACGTTGCTAGTTACCAGTTACTGGCCAATGGTAAGGACATCACAAACACTTATGCGGTGTTGTCTATAACAATTAACTTGGTGGTGAATCGGGTACCAACAGCGCGCCTGGTACTGCGTGATGGTGATGTTGGGGAGGAAAATTTTCCTAGCAGTGAAGGGCCTTACCTAGTTCCAGGTAACGAACTGGAAATTTCCCTGGGTTACGATGGCAACAATCGCCAAGTATTTAAAGGATTGATTGTCAAACAAGCGCTGAAAGTAGGTGCAAATGGTAGCTCAATCCTCATCCTTGATTGTAAAGCTGCCGCTACTAGATTGACCGTTGGTCGCCATAGCCGCTATTTTCAGGAAATGAAAGACAGTGATGCGATCGCACAAATTCTCAGTAACTACGGTGGGTTACCTACAAAAGAAATTACCGACAGCAAAATTAAGCACCCAGAAATTGTCCAATACTACGCTACTGATTGGGACTTTATTCTGTCTCGCGCTGAAATGAACGGGCAGATTGTTGTGGTGGATAACGACAAGTTCAAGGTGAAACCGCCAAACACTAGTGGTAGTCCAATCATTACCCTCACCTATGGCGTTAACATACTGGAGTTTGAAACCGAAATGGACGCGCGATCGCAATATCCAGAGGTCAAGGCGCAAGCTTGGAGTTATGGCGATCAGGCGTTAATTCAGGCGCAGGGTATGGAGCCTACTGTCAATAAACAGGGTAATCTCTCAGGTAAGCAGTTGGGTAATGCGATCGCTTTGAAAGCATTTCAACTTAGTCATAGTGGTCACTTACAAACTCAAGAACTGCAAGCATGGGCAGATGCTCAATTGCTCAAAAGCCGATTAGCAAAAATTCAGGGGCGCGTAAAAACTAGAGGCTACCCTGATGCTCAAGTTGATGCCCTGATGGAACTTAAGGGAGTTGGTCAGCGTTTTAACGGATTAGCCTATATCTCTGGTATTCGTCACGAAGTTATAGAGGGAGCCTGGTTTACTCATATACAGCTTGGTATGAGTTCTCAGTGGTTTTACCAAGAAGCTGACATCGTGGATAAACCAGCGTCAGGAATGCTCCCTGGTGTCAATGGTTTACAAATTGGTGTGGTAATGCGGTTACAGGATGACCCTAATGGTGAAGACCGGATTTTAGTCAGAGTACCTACCATCGATTCTCAATCTAATGGAATTTGGACTCGCATCGCCACTTTGGATGCTGGTAACAATCGCGGTTCCTTTTTTCGCCCGGAAATTGGTGACGAAGTGGTATTAGGCTTTCTGAACGACGATCCACGCGATGCGATTGTATTAGGAATGCTCAACAGCAACACGAAACCAGCGCCTCTAAAAGCTTCCGATAACAATCACCAGAAAGGATTTTTCACGCGATCGCAAATTAAAGTGACCTTTGACGATGAAAAGAAATTCATCACCCTGGAAACCCCTGGTGGTAACAAAATTACTATCTCCGATGAGGATAAAGGGATTGCTTTGAAAGACCAAAACGGTAATACCCTGACTATGAACGATAGCGGTATCGTCATGAAAAGTCCCAAAGATATCACCATCGAAGCCACTGGTAAGTTAACACTCAAAGCTACCCAGGATACCAGCATTGAGGGATTAAACGTCAATGTTAAAGCCAACTCTCAGTTTAAAGCTCAGGGTAATGCTGGTGCGGAAGTTTCTACAAGTGCGATCGCGGTTCTTAAGGGTTCTTTAGTTCAGATTAATTAA
- a CDS encoding LysM peptidoglycan-binding domain-containing protein: protein MTGELTKIKILAYKDKRFEKKVGEFDLPINPEQFSQAFKVEYDLAQAQGSQGNDPQFKFTRPEEMKLDFTFDGTNVVPIKGKPNKFHQNVAQQVQDFLNVVYTMDGRTHKPNFLRLLWGNFSFGNKNGFDCILKDLQINYTLFSPDGQPLRARLGANFVNYIEQERRVREEGKKSPDVTHQRKVTAGDTLPLMTYDIYGDPTYYLQIAKVNGLINFRRLGTNTDLRFPPLEKTES from the coding sequence GTGACAGGTGAACTCACAAAAATTAAAATCCTAGCTTACAAGGACAAGCGATTTGAGAAGAAAGTTGGAGAATTTGACCTCCCTATAAATCCGGAACAGTTTTCTCAAGCTTTTAAAGTGGAATATGATTTAGCCCAAGCCCAAGGCTCCCAAGGGAACGATCCACAATTTAAATTTACGCGTCCTGAAGAAATGAAGCTTGATTTTACTTTTGATGGCACGAATGTTGTGCCTATCAAAGGCAAACCTAATAAGTTTCATCAAAATGTAGCGCAACAAGTGCAGGATTTTCTAAATGTGGTCTACACAATGGATGGTAGAACCCATAAACCTAACTTTCTGCGTTTGTTGTGGGGTAATTTTTCTTTTGGCAATAAAAACGGCTTTGATTGTATTCTCAAAGATTTACAAATTAACTACACGCTGTTTTCCCCAGATGGACAGCCATTGCGGGCTAGGCTAGGTGCTAACTTTGTTAACTACATTGAACAAGAACGCCGGGTAAGAGAAGAAGGGAAAAAATCACCTGATGTCACCCATCAACGCAAAGTCACAGCTGGCGATACTTTACCTTTAATGACCTATGACATTTACGGCGACCCAACTTATTATCTCCAAATTGCCAAGGTGAATGGTCTGATTAATTTTCGGCGTTTAGGTACTAACACCGATTTGAGATTTCCACCGCTTGAGAAAACCGAATCATGA
- a CDS encoding DUF5908 family protein has product MPIEIRELVIKTSINDGQNNSSGGTESSDANDQDAIIAACVEQVLAILKEKSER; this is encoded by the coding sequence ATGCCGATAGAAATTAGGGAACTTGTGATCAAAACCTCAATCAATGATGGTCAAAACAACAGTTCAGGAGGGACAGAGAGCAGTGATGCTAATGACCAAGATGCCATTATTGCTGCCTGTGTAGAACAGGTACTAGCCATTCTCAAAGAAAAGTCAGAGCGTTAA
- a CDS encoding phage tail protein, giving the protein MSAYPPVGFFFDVAFLGENLEKNVVETRFQSVTGLSVDMQTETLKEGGENRFEHILPVRTKYSPLVLKRGLVKDSKMVKWCMDAILNFEIRPMNLLVSLLHVKRFSPSQAPATIEPLMTWKVINAWPKKWSVSEFNAEQNSIAIESLELNYSYFETLS; this is encoded by the coding sequence ATGTCTGCTTATCCCCCAGTAGGTTTCTTTTTTGATGTGGCTTTTCTGGGTGAAAACCTGGAAAAAAACGTAGTGGAAACTCGCTTTCAGAGTGTTACTGGTCTGAGTGTAGATATGCAGACTGAAACTCTCAAAGAAGGCGGTGAAAATCGCTTTGAGCATATCCTACCAGTGCGTACTAAATATAGCCCCCTGGTACTCAAACGGGGCTTAGTTAAAGATTCAAAGATGGTGAAATGGTGCATGGATGCTATTCTCAACTTTGAAATCCGCCCGATGAATTTGTTAGTAAGCTTGCTACATGTGAAGCGTTTTAGTCCTAGCCAAGCTCCGGCAACTATCGAACCATTGATGACCTGGAAAGTCATTAATGCTTGGCCTAAAAAGTGGTCAGTTTCAGAATTTAACGCCGAGCAGAACTCAATTGCAATTGAATCTTTGGAGTTAAATTATAGCTATTTTGAAACATTGAGTTAG
- a CDS encoding phage tail protein has protein sequence MTDNAYPLPKFHFQVEWGGSRLGFTEVSGLNVETDMIEYREGNMPEYHKLNMPGMQKLSKITMKRGTFKADNDFYKWWNTVALNTIERRDLTISLLNEKHEPVVIWKVKHAWPTKVQSSDLKGDSNEVAIETIEIAHEGLTIQNG, from the coding sequence ATGACTGATAATGCTTATCCTTTACCCAAATTTCATTTCCAAGTAGAGTGGGGTGGCTCTCGCCTCGGATTCACCGAAGTTTCTGGCTTGAACGTAGAAACAGACATGATCGAATACCGCGAAGGTAATATGCCCGAATATCACAAACTCAATATGCCAGGAATGCAGAAATTGAGCAAAATCACCATGAAGCGAGGCACCTTCAAGGCCGATAACGATTTCTATAAATGGTGGAATACAGTAGCTCTCAACACCATCGAACGCCGCGATTTAACTATCAGCTTGCTCAATGAAAAACATGAGCCAGTCGTCATCTGGAAAGTTAAACACGCCTGGCCTACCAAAGTCCAATCTAGCGACTTAAAAGGCGATAGTAACGAAGTCGCGATTGAAACTATTGAAATTGCCCACGAGGGTTTAACAATTCAAAATGGATAA
- a CDS encoding phage tail sheath family protein, whose product MPSTYKTPGVYIEEISKLPPSIAEVATAIPAFVGYTQKAVIDGRDLHAASAIEPKRITSLLEYEQYFGTTEAETGITVTIEEQVDDQTPPNVIDRKVTGSISKPSPHNMYYALQAFFKNGGGPCYIVSVGSVKTASGVISDTALQAGIAEVAKEDEVTLFVFPESQALYTNALDNRVGVFGDALNQCGLLQDRFVIMDLQVPDSGQTIEAAADKFRELSLSLDNLKYGAVYAPNIETIFNYVYDSSSVSINHQQIAPNGTQSAGPFNGQKMSNLAASQTDAAVGNAILFNLVKAAVEAIPLVLPPSPLVAGQYATVDNTRGVFKAPANVALSSVIKPTIKITSAQQENLNVHPTGKSINAIRAFTGKGTLIWGARTLAGNDNEWRYVPVRRFFNMAEESIKKATEGFVFEPNDANTWVKVQAMIENFLILQWRAGALAGAKPEQAFFVKVGLNQTMTALDILEGRMIIEIGMAVVRPAEFIILKFSHKMQES is encoded by the coding sequence ATGCCAAGCACCTACAAAACTCCAGGGGTTTATATCGAGGAAATCTCGAAGTTACCACCCTCTATCGCTGAGGTAGCAACTGCTATTCCCGCTTTTGTGGGATATACCCAAAAAGCCGTCATCGATGGTCGTGATTTACACGCCGCCTCTGCGATTGAACCAAAACGCATTACTTCGCTGTTAGAGTACGAACAATACTTTGGTACGACTGAAGCAGAAACCGGAATTACAGTCACCATTGAAGAACAAGTTGATGACCAAACTCCACCTAATGTCATCGATCGCAAAGTTACCGGTAGCATCAGCAAACCTTCGCCGCACAATATGTACTATGCTCTCCAGGCATTCTTTAAAAATGGTGGCGGGCCTTGCTATATCGTCTCTGTAGGTAGTGTAAAGACAGCTAGCGGTGTAATTTCAGATACGGCTTTACAGGCAGGTATTGCGGAGGTAGCCAAAGAAGACGAAGTTACTTTGTTTGTCTTCCCTGAATCACAAGCCCTCTATACTAACGCTCTAGACAATAGAGTCGGTGTTTTCGGTGATGCACTCAATCAATGTGGCTTACTGCAAGACCGATTTGTGATTATGGATCTGCAAGTACCCGACTCTGGACAGACTATCGAAGCAGCCGCAGATAAGTTTCGTGAACTGAGTTTATCTTTGGATAACCTCAAGTATGGGGCTGTGTATGCACCCAATATTGAGACTATTTTCAATTATGTTTACGATTCAAGTTCTGTTAGCATCAACCATCAACAGATAGCCCCTAATGGTACTCAGAGTGCTGGCCCCTTTAATGGTCAAAAGATGTCTAATTTGGCAGCAAGTCAAACAGATGCGGCTGTAGGCAATGCCATTTTGTTTAACTTAGTCAAAGCTGCAGTAGAAGCTATTCCTTTAGTGCTTCCTCCTAGTCCCCTCGTAGCGGGTCAATATGCCACAGTCGATAATACTCGCGGTGTGTTCAAGGCTCCGGCTAATGTGGCTCTGAGTTCAGTGATTAAGCCGACTATCAAAATTACCAGCGCACAACAAGAGAATCTCAACGTTCATCCGACTGGCAAATCCATCAATGCAATTCGAGCTTTTACAGGCAAAGGAACCTTGATATGGGGTGCAAGAACTCTAGCAGGAAATGATAACGAATGGCGTTATGTGCCAGTACGCCGCTTCTTTAACATGGCCGAAGAATCGATTAAAAAAGCCACTGAAGGATTTGTCTTTGAGCCTAACGATGCCAACACTTGGGTGAAAGTGCAGGCCATGATTGAAAACTTTTTGATTCTGCAATGGCGCGCTGGCGCACTAGCTGGAGCTAAACCAGAGCAAGCCTTCTTTGTAAAAGTAGGACTCAATCAAACCATGACCGCACTCGATATTCTAGAAGGTCGGATGATTATTGAGATTGGTATGGCCGTAGTACGTCCTGCGGAATTTATTATCTTGAAGTTCTCCCACAAGATGCAAGAGAGTTAA
- a CDS encoding DUF4255 domain-containing protein yields the protein MIFDAMRLIQVALQRYILEMEPELGAGPIVLIDNIAMAEELGGPNNQLNGHVVMSLVNLQEETTLKNSPYYRLENNRTVYQNPPINLNLFILFSALHNKYDTGLRLLSRVVEFFQSQTEISFNATPGTGIGSRDIRIIPDLYSLSFEQLNHLWGALGGKQVPFVLYRARLVAVEAQKRQAESEVISGISINE from the coding sequence ATGATATTTGATGCAATGAGGTTGATACAGGTTGCTTTGCAACGCTACATCTTGGAGATGGAGCCAGAACTTGGAGCCGGGCCGATTGTGCTTATAGATAACATTGCTATGGCTGAAGAACTAGGCGGGCCAAACAATCAATTGAATGGCCATGTAGTGATGAGTTTAGTAAATCTCCAAGAGGAGACTACCCTCAAAAATTCTCCTTACTATCGGTTGGAGAACAATCGCACAGTTTACCAAAACCCACCGATTAACCTCAACCTGTTTATTCTCTTTTCTGCACTACACAATAAGTACGATACAGGCCTCCGGCTCTTGTCGCGAGTGGTGGAGTTTTTTCAATCGCAAACCGAAATCTCGTTTAACGCTACGCCTGGAACTGGCATTGGTTCAAGGGATATCAGGATCATACCAGACCTTTATTCCCTCTCTTTTGAACAACTTAACCATCTTTGGGGAGCTTTAGGTGGCAAACAGGTGCCTTTCGTTCTCTATCGGGCCCGTTTAGTAGCCGTAGAAGCGCAAAAACGCCAAGCGGAAAGCGAAGTCATCTCTGGAATCTCTATCAATGAGTGA
- a CDS encoding DOPA 4,5-dioxygenase family protein — protein MTENIVAITGFHAHVYFDIGTREVASRVREGLGANFDVQLGRWHDKPIGPHPKSMYQVAFSPEQFGKVVPWLMLNREGLDILVHPSTGDDVADHTDHSLWLGNKLALNIHFLEQINQRQ, from the coding sequence ATGACAGAAAATATTGTTGCTATTACTGGGTTTCACGCTCATGTTTACTTCGATATTGGCACTCGTGAGGTGGCTTCTCGTGTACGGGAAGGATTAGGCGCTAATTTTGATGTACAACTCGGACGTTGGCATGACAAGCCTATCGGCCCACATCCCAAATCCATGTATCAAGTAGCATTTTCTCCAGAGCAGTTTGGCAAAGTTGTACCTTGGTTAATGCTCAATCGTGAAGGATTAGATATTTTAGTTCACCCTTCCACTGGTGATGATGTTGCAGATCATACAGACCATTCTTTATGGTTAGGAAATAAGCTAGCTTTGAATATCCATTTTTTGGAGCAGATTAACCAAAGGCAATAG
- a CDS encoding Coq4 family protein, whose protein sequence is MMQLIDLFKTHQPSNYEIQQQIHYQMLIIFKSFFSMLAGDTSLELVGEMAEALVETPAFDLAAQHLKRHPACAAIIGDRYIPCNYDLEKLLTYPQKSLGYIYAATIKEKGFDPNLHTGMIAESDAQYVELRLSQTHDLWHIVTGFDTSPIGEIGLQAFHLTQFPYPLATMLVANSLMSSTLLAPEELPQLLDAIAQGLQMGKTAKPLFAQKWEEGWEKPLTQWQQELNLQPIQ, encoded by the coding sequence ATGATGCAACTCATAGATTTATTTAAGACTCATCAACCCTCGAACTATGAAATTCAACAGCAAATACATTACCAAATGCTAATTATTTTCAAATCATTCTTTTCTATGTTGGCGGGTGACACTAGCCTAGAATTGGTGGGCGAAATGGCAGAGGCTTTGGTAGAGACTCCTGCATTTGATTTAGCAGCACAACATTTAAAACGTCATCCAGCTTGTGCAGCAATAATTGGCGATCGCTATATTCCTTGTAACTATGACCTCGAAAAACTACTCACCTATCCTCAAAAGTCTTTAGGCTACATCTATGCTGCAACCATTAAGGAAAAAGGCTTCGACCCTAACCTCCATACAGGGATGATAGCAGAATCTGATGCCCAGTATGTTGAACTGCGGTTGAGTCAGACTCACGATCTTTGGCATATCGTGACGGGATTTGACACTTCACCCATTGGTGAAATTGGTTTACAGGCGTTTCATCTCACACAATTCCCTTATCCCTTGGCAACGATGTTAGTGGCAAATAGTTTGATGTCTAGTACATTGTTAGCACCGGAAGAACTACCCCAATTATTAGATGCGATCGCTCAAGGGTTGCAAATGGGCAAAACCGCCAAACCATTATTTGCTCAGAAGTGGGAAGAGGGTTGGGAAAAGCCTCTAACCCAATGGCAACAAGAGTTGAATCTGCAGCCCATTCAATAA
- a CDS encoding filamentous hemagglutinin N-terminal domain-containing protein: MAQSSKNCFWQLGLARVGGFTFGISLAMTNAVFAQSAIAPDSLLGNESSQVIQNFQGNPTEAIAGGATRGNNLFHSFLEFNVSEGRSAVFLSPSANLQNILVRVTGSNRSEILGRLATANSNANLFLINPNGIFFGPNASLNVGGSFVASTANKINFADGSVFSATDPQTKPLLTISTPIGLQFDQPGKDINQFGALEVPTGKTLALVGLKVRLFKVSLVVCLLKLLEMV, from the coding sequence ATGGCTCAAAGTAGCAAAAATTGTTTTTGGCAATTGGGTTTAGCGAGGGTTGGCGGATTCACCTTTGGCATTAGCTTGGCGATGACGAATGCTGTATTCGCCCAGAGTGCGATCGCACCTGATAGCCTACTCGGCAATGAAAGTTCTCAAGTTATACAAAATTTTCAAGGTAATCCTACGGAAGCGATCGCAGGCGGAGCGACTCGTGGTAATAATCTATTTCACAGTTTTTTAGAATTTAACGTTAGCGAAGGACGTTCAGCAGTTTTTTTAAGCCCTAGCGCTAATCTACAGAATATTTTAGTGCGTGTTACTGGTAGTAATCGCTCAGAAATTTTAGGTAGGCTTGCTACTGCTAATTCTAACGCCAACTTATTTTTAATTAATCCCAATGGCATCTTTTTTGGCCCAAATGCCAGCCTGAATGTAGGTGGTTCATTTGTGGCGAGTACGGCTAACAAAATCAACTTTGCTGATGGTAGTGTTTTTAGTGCTACAGATCCCCAAACAAAACCTTTACTGACAATTAGTACACCAATTGGCTTGCAATTCGATCAACCTGGGAAAGATATCAATCAATTCGGCGCACTAGAAGTTCCCACAGGTAAAACTTTAGCTTTAGTAGGTCTCAAGGTAAGGCTTTTCAAGGTTTCCCTAGTGGTTTGTTTACTCAAACTTTTGGAGATGGTGTAG
- a CDS encoding S-layer family protein yields the protein MFTQTFGDGVAGPLTIETGKLIVEGGANIATSARRGSRGNGGTLKVNADLIEVKGASFLDFPSGLFTQTLDVGNAGSLIIDTKQLITRGGGVVTSGTNVNSQGNGGNLTVRASELIELSGTTPVDKDPSGLFARSRGSGEAGSLFVTTDRLIVQDRARATVEALGSGNAGQLAVNAREVRLDRQGKIVAETVSGNGGDLILQVQNLLLLRNNSQISTTAGTTGGGGNGGNITVNTPNGFIVGVPEENSDITANAFTGSGGKVQINAFGIFGIEQLSRQDLVRLLNTNDPTKLNPQLLLSNDITAISQTNPNLSGIVNIDTPGIDPNKGLVNLPTQPVKLTLDQTCRVIAGNNQSSFTVTGRGGIPSSPTETLNSDAVLADWIAVDRVGETSAGATVSQNYPKSAPAKIVEATGWAINPKGEVVLTANTANVTPYSSWQKQTSCVH from the coding sequence TTGTTTACTCAAACTTTTGGAGATGGTGTAGCTGGCCCTTTAACTATAGAAACCGGAAAATTAATTGTTGAAGGTGGCGCGAATATAGCAACTAGTGCTAGGCGAGGTAGTAGAGGTAATGGCGGTACCTTAAAAGTAAATGCCGATTTGATTGAAGTTAAAGGCGCGTCTTTTTTAGATTTCCCTAGTGGCTTATTTACTCAAACGCTCGATGTAGGAAACGCAGGTTCCTTAATAATTGACACCAAGCAATTAATTACTCGAGGTGGAGGAGTAGTAACATCTGGTACAAACGTCAATAGCCAGGGTAATGGTGGTAATTTGACAGTACGCGCTTCTGAGTTAATAGAACTCAGTGGCACAACGCCAGTTGATAAAGACCCCAGTGGCTTATTTGCGCGTAGTCGCGGTAGTGGTGAGGCGGGTTCATTATTTGTAACTACAGACAGGTTGATTGTACAGGATCGGGCACGAGCTACTGTAGAAGCCTTAGGTTCCGGTAATGCCGGACAATTAGCAGTTAATGCCCGTGAAGTTCGTTTGGATAGACAAGGCAAAATAGTTGCTGAAACAGTATCTGGTAATGGTGGAGACTTGATTCTGCAAGTCCAGAACTTACTGTTGTTACGCAATAATAGTCAAATTTCTACCACAGCAGGGACAACTGGTGGTGGTGGTAATGGTGGCAATATCACCGTTAATACCCCTAATGGCTTTATTGTTGGTGTTCCTGAAGAAAATAGCGATATCACAGCCAATGCATTTACTGGCTCTGGTGGTAAAGTCCAAATCAACGCTTTTGGCATTTTTGGGATAGAACAGCTCAGTCGCCAGGATTTAGTCAGGTTACTCAACACTAACGACCCAACAAAACTTAACCCCCAACTACTCCTAAGTAACGACATCACAGCTATTTCTCAGACAAACCCCAATTTAAGCGGCATAGTTAATATAGACACACCTGGTATTGACCCCAATAAGGGCTTAGTAAATTTGCCCACCCAACCAGTAAAACTCACACTTGATCAAACTTGTCGAGTGATTGCAGGCAATAATCAAAGTAGCTTTACTGTGACTGGCCGTGGTGGTATCCCTTCCAGCCCTACAGAAACCCTCAATAGTGATGCTGTGCTAGCAGATTGGATTGCTGTTGATAGAGTTGGTGAAACTTCTGCTGGCGCAACTGTGAGTCAAAATTATCCCAAATCTGCACCCGCAAAAATTGTCGAAGCTACAGGCTGGGCAATTAACCCCAAAGGCGAGGTAGTTCTCACAGCTAATACAGCCAATGTTACCCCCTATAGTTCTTGGCAGAAGCAAACTAGCTGTGTTCATTGA